Proteins found in one Legionella pneumophila subsp. pascullei genomic segment:
- the hslU gene encoding ATP-dependent protease ATPase subunit HslU: MVMTPREIVQELDKHIIGQDDAKRAVAIALRNRWRRMKIKDPVLRNEIMPKNILMIGPTGVGKTEIARRLANLAKAPFIKVEATKFTEVGYVGRDVDSIIRDLTDIAIKQEREFAMKKVEHLAEDAAEERILDVLLPPARGALTPSEKNTTARQVFRKQLREGELNDNEIEIEVAATPVGIEIMAPPGMEEMTSQLQSMFQQVGSYRTKTRKMTVAKAMKILREEEAAKLINEEDIKLKAIESVEQNGIVFIDELDKIAKRSDSVGGGDVSREGVQRDLLPLVEGTTVSTKYGMVKSDHILFIASGAFHVAKPSDLIAELQGRLPIRVELSALSVEDFVRILTEPTASLTLQYSALMETEGLTLTFDETGIRRIAEVAWQVNERTENIGARRLYTVMERLLEVVSFEATDKAGETVHVDKTYVDKNLGQLIADEDLARYIL; encoded by the coding sequence ATGGTCATGACTCCTCGAGAGATAGTACAGGAATTAGATAAGCACATTATTGGTCAAGATGATGCAAAACGTGCCGTAGCGATTGCATTACGAAATCGTTGGCGTCGAATGAAAATCAAAGATCCAGTATTGCGCAATGAGATAATGCCTAAAAATATTTTAATGATAGGCCCTACTGGTGTTGGTAAAACGGAGATTGCAAGACGTTTGGCTAATTTAGCTAAAGCACCATTTATTAAAGTAGAAGCAACCAAATTCACGGAAGTGGGATATGTAGGGCGCGACGTCGATTCGATCATTCGTGATTTAACGGATATCGCAATCAAGCAAGAGCGTGAATTCGCTATGAAAAAAGTGGAGCATTTGGCAGAAGATGCGGCCGAAGAGCGAATCCTGGATGTTTTACTCCCTCCTGCTCGAGGGGCATTAACTCCCAGTGAGAAAAACACCACCGCTCGTCAAGTGTTTCGTAAACAATTGCGGGAAGGTGAGCTCAATGATAATGAAATAGAAATTGAAGTAGCCGCAACACCTGTTGGCATTGAAATTATGGCTCCTCCAGGTATGGAAGAGATGACCAGCCAATTGCAATCCATGTTTCAACAAGTTGGAAGTTATAGAACGAAAACTCGAAAAATGACCGTTGCCAAGGCAATGAAAATTTTGAGAGAGGAAGAAGCAGCAAAATTAATTAACGAAGAAGATATTAAGTTAAAAGCGATTGAAAGTGTTGAGCAAAATGGAATAGTGTTCATTGATGAGCTGGATAAAATCGCCAAACGTTCTGATTCTGTTGGTGGGGGAGATGTATCTCGTGAGGGTGTTCAGCGAGATTTATTGCCCTTGGTCGAAGGAACAACAGTATCGACAAAATACGGTATGGTAAAATCCGATCACATTTTATTCATTGCTTCGGGCGCTTTTCATGTGGCTAAGCCCTCTGATTTAATCGCTGAATTGCAAGGGCGTTTGCCTATACGTGTTGAGTTGTCAGCTCTCTCGGTGGAAGATTTTGTACGAATCCTTACTGAGCCAACTGCCTCTTTGACTTTACAGTATTCTGCATTGATGGAAACCGAAGGGTTAACTCTTACCTTTGATGAAACGGGTATTCGACGTATTGCGGAAGTAGCCTGGCAAGTAAATGAGCGTACGGAAAACATTGGAGCAAGAAGATTATATACTGTTATGGAACGTTTATTGGAAGTGGTGTCATTTGAAGCGACTGATAAAGCTGGTGAAACTGTACATGTCGATAAAACCTACGTAGATAAGAATTTAGGTCAACTAATCGCTGATGAGGATTTGGCTCGATATATTTTGTAA
- the wip gene encoding Dot/Icm T4SS effector Wip, which yields MKTKRIIHPNIDIRKFPEVTADFSMTDISMGDLHANALLFLNILVRQGIIDISPENYAKFAEIYTLPELQADFWGTEAPIFAAENKKERLEEIKKQYNALIAQIKIINTKKLVRLIGDELVDRGVFDYFILKLLQALHDQGADFEILLSNHGIEFVEACELFKENGSKLVAKRLGNIQHGNSFHALQEAIAAGAISNEEVLNIYHQVYKKHLKIISYSLDPDANEIKVFSHAGIGLNHIRGLALKFKVPYSEESAVDLAKTIDAINKKFAEKASVGEIHTLYTHDMMYRGYAGEYLNATDEVVAATVWGREYGDLIRTSKKFKVTFIHGHDSYDPEKVEHVTLNNQLGQFQNNTGDLYLYATNGLKAVLTQYFKPDNKVQSSREKNQPAKPNDYVVKIHHTTPSFFKTTNPKMTFPDSYKQIWDSTKGRSNITRIKALLKDYTKEDSIFGSFWGLIFTLHWGRHHVKSVHQIAQARYKSVEAILSDLKALKPREGGSLDKRIKFIESQIMAQRRDNPGSQFNL from the coding sequence ATGAAAACCAAGCGAATTATCCATCCCAATATTGATATTAGAAAATTTCCTGAAGTTACAGCAGACTTTTCCATGACCGATATTAGCATGGGAGATTTGCACGCGAATGCCTTGCTTTTTCTCAATATCCTTGTTCGCCAGGGAATAATTGATATTTCTCCTGAAAACTATGCCAAATTTGCTGAAATTTATACATTGCCAGAGCTTCAGGCAGATTTCTGGGGAACGGAAGCACCTATCTTTGCTGCTGAAAATAAAAAGGAGCGCTTGGAAGAAATCAAGAAACAATACAATGCATTAATTGCGCAAATCAAAATTATTAATACTAAAAAATTGGTTCGCTTAATAGGTGATGAATTAGTCGATCGCGGAGTTTTTGATTATTTCATCTTAAAATTATTACAAGCTTTGCATGATCAAGGCGCTGATTTTGAAATATTACTATCAAATCATGGAATTGAGTTTGTAGAGGCATGTGAACTATTCAAGGAAAATGGAAGCAAATTAGTCGCAAAACGATTGGGAAATATTCAGCATGGTAATTCATTTCATGCTTTGCAAGAAGCGATAGCAGCAGGTGCGATTTCAAATGAAGAAGTATTAAATATTTACCACCAAGTTTACAAAAAACACTTGAAAATCATTTCTTATTCATTGGATCCTGATGCAAATGAAATTAAAGTGTTTAGTCATGCTGGTATCGGTTTAAATCATATTCGAGGGCTTGCCCTAAAATTTAAAGTACCCTATTCAGAAGAGTCGGCTGTTGATTTGGCTAAAACAATTGATGCGATTAACAAAAAATTCGCAGAAAAAGCATCTGTGGGAGAAATTCACACGCTTTATACCCATGATATGATGTATAGAGGTTATGCTGGCGAATATTTAAATGCAACAGATGAAGTGGTTGCCGCAACGGTCTGGGGACGTGAATATGGAGATTTGATTCGAACATCTAAAAAATTTAAAGTCACATTTATTCATGGTCACGATAGTTACGATCCTGAAAAAGTAGAACATGTCACTTTAAATAATCAATTAGGCCAATTCCAAAATAATACAGGTGATTTATATCTGTATGCCACCAATGGCCTGAAAGCGGTTCTAACACAATATTTCAAACCAGATAATAAAGTTCAGAGCTCAAGGGAAAAAAATCAACCAGCTAAACCCAATGATTATGTTGTAAAAATCCACCATACAACACCATCATTTTTTAAAACTACTAATCCCAAGATGACATTCCCGGACAGCTACAAACAAATATGGGATAGTACAAAAGGGCGGTCCAATATCACCAGGATTAAGGCATTACTTAAAGATTATACTAAGGAAGACAGTATCTTTGGCTCGTTCTGGGGGTTAATATTCACATTGCACTGGGGAAGACATCATGTCAAATCCGTGCATCAGATTGCGCAAGCCAGATACAAATCTGTCGAAGCAATTCTCTCTGATTTGAAAGCACTTAAGCCAAGAGAAGGCGGTTCACTGGATAAACGTATTAAGTTTATTGAATCACAAATTATGGCTCAGAGACGTGATAATCCAGGTTCACAATTCAATTTGTAG
- a CDS encoding YihY family inner membrane protein, whose amino-acid sequence MNWKDKVKTKFYSCDRFVRFVIQHFIQDDCTYIASALAFTSLLAVVPLMSVGLAIFSSFPVFKGLAEPVQNFIFDNFVPATGKIVQSYLQQFTSQVSKLSIWGIVFLICTALLVMFTIERAMNKIWRVSSSRHGVSAFLLYWAIISLAPVLLGLSLAASSYLFSMPILADHGAPYTILHYSPFFLSLIGFTFLYVVVPNCPVKIRHAFWGGLVAAILFESAKHAFAYYLIRYNTYELLYGAFATVPIFFIWVYWVWIITLLGAEISYAFSVHHQRRGGKSLDGFSHALLWLHQLWLAQQHGKGLSFNDLVDASKQPFAVDVDEMINALIYHELIHATADGHYMLSRDLNHVTLYDLTQLLPYRLPTHLELQYSKASLAEQWRAAFKRHNEELKKSLDINLEELFKKTGTVLK is encoded by the coding sequence ATGAATTGGAAAGATAAAGTAAAAACTAAATTCTACTCCTGCGATCGCTTTGTGCGGTTTGTTATCCAACATTTCATACAAGACGATTGTACCTATATTGCTTCGGCATTGGCCTTTACCAGCCTACTGGCGGTTGTGCCATTGATGTCTGTGGGGTTGGCGATTTTTTCTTCATTCCCTGTATTTAAAGGTTTGGCAGAGCCGGTACAGAATTTTATTTTTGACAATTTCGTTCCAGCTACAGGCAAAATTGTGCAAAGCTATTTGCAACAATTTACATCCCAGGTATCAAAACTCTCAATTTGGGGTATAGTTTTTCTAATTTGTACTGCTTTATTGGTTATGTTCACTATTGAACGAGCAATGAATAAAATCTGGAGAGTGAGTTCATCTCGACATGGTGTCTCTGCCTTTTTACTGTATTGGGCTATCATCTCTCTTGCCCCGGTTTTATTAGGTTTGAGTCTGGCAGCAAGCTCTTACTTATTCTCCATGCCAATACTGGCAGATCATGGAGCCCCTTACACCATTCTTCACTACTCCCCATTTTTTCTTTCACTGATTGGCTTTACTTTTTTGTACGTGGTAGTCCCTAATTGCCCTGTCAAGATCCGCCATGCTTTTTGGGGTGGCTTAGTTGCCGCTATCTTGTTTGAATCAGCCAAGCACGCATTTGCTTACTATTTAATACGCTACAATACCTATGAATTGTTGTATGGGGCATTTGCCACAGTGCCTATATTTTTCATTTGGGTTTATTGGGTATGGATTATAACTTTGTTAGGTGCTGAAATCAGTTATGCCTTTTCAGTACATCATCAGCGTCGAGGCGGAAAATCCCTTGATGGCTTTTCACATGCGTTGCTTTGGCTGCATCAGTTATGGTTAGCGCAACAACATGGAAAAGGATTAAGCTTTAATGATCTGGTGGATGCCAGTAAACAACCTTTCGCTGTGGACGTGGATGAGATGATCAATGCCCTGATTTATCATGAGCTAATCCATGCTACCGCAGATGGGCATTACATGTTAAGTCGTGATCTCAATCACGTTACTCTTTATGATTTAACTCAATTGTTACCCTATCGCTTGCCAACTCATCTGGAACTGCAATATTCAAAAGCGTCACTGGCTGAACAATGGAGAGCCGCCTTTAAAAGGCATAATGAAGAATTGAAAAAATCCCTGGATATTAACCTGGAAGAATTATTCAAGAAGACAGGAACAGTACTCAAATAA